Part of the Methanobacterium sp. genome, TGGGCAACGTTTTTGTCGTTTCTATTTGGTTTTTAACCGTAACTGAAGCAGATGCAATTTCATCTGTAGTAAAATTCGCTGGAGATGCTGCAGAGGCATTGCTAATGCTTAAAAAGAAAACCAATCCTGACAATATTATCAATAATAGAACTTTTCTCATAATACTACCTCGATATTTAGTATTACATTCTATTATATAATATTTTCTATAAAATTAGTAATAATTAATTGGGGTGTAAAATGAGGGAAAATACAACAATTAATAATTTATTCAGAAACTAATCAAAATCTAAGATTGGATAAAAAATAGGTATAAGATACGATTAATAAACAAAATTAAGTTTGTAAAGGGAGCATTGAAAATAAAAAAAGGTAATGAGATCAGGATAGGTAAGTGTCTGCCACTGCAGCCACACCTTTTCCAATCTCAACATCCAGTCCCAGTCCCTTCATGGTCATCTCCAGGGCAGCGATGGTGCTGATTATTTCCCGGTGGGTTATGTTACCCATGTGACCGATACGGAACACATTACCCTTAAGATGGTCCTGACCTCCGGCCAGTTCAATCCGATAACGTTCCCTCATGGTGCCACGAAGTTCCTTGTCGGTTATTCCCTCAGGGATCCTGACTGAAGTTACTGTGTTACTGGAAACCTCTTTCTGGGCGAACAATTCCAATCCCAGAGCGCCAACACCATTCTGGGTGGCTTTAGCAGCAAGTTTGTGTCTCATAACTCTTTCTTCCAGGCCTTCCTCCATGATCACCCGGAGAGCTTCCTGCATGGCATAGATTAATGAAACTGCAGGAGTGTAAGGTGTTTCAGGGGGTGTTGCGGATCCACTCTTCCTGTATTTTTTCATGTTAAGGTAATAAGTCTGATTGTCAGTTTTATCCACCACATCCCATGCATCATCACTGAAAGTTATAGCAGCAATACCAGGAGGCGCAGCCAGGCACTTCTGGGAGCCAGTGACACAGATATCAATTCCATAACCATCCACGAACACATCGTCTCCACCTAAACTGGAAACAGTATCAACAATGTAAAGTGCATCATAATCATTCAATATCTTACCCACTTCATCGATGGGGTTAGTTACACCAGTTGAGGTTTCATTGTGCACAATGGTCACTGCTTTAATATCTTCTTCCTCTTCCAGGATGTAACGCACATCATCAGGGTTCACACCATGTCCCCATTCCACTTCCAGCTGCACTGGAATACCTTTGTGGGTTTCGGTGATCTGCATAAATCTCTGTCCGAATTTACCTCCTACAATGTTCAGCACACGATCTCCCTTACTGATGGTGTTGGCTAGGGCGGCCTCCATGGCTGCCGTGCCGGAGCCAGTGATAAGGTAGGACTGATTTTCAGTCTGGAACACTTCAGACATCATCTGGTTGGTTTCAGTGAGTATTTCACCGAAAAGGGCGCTTCTATGGTTTATAATGTTTTCTGACATGGCCTTCAGGACCCTGGGGGCCACACGGGTGGGTCCGGGAATCATCAGTAAAGTTTCATCCATCTTTTTCAACTCCAATTTAAAAATATCCTCCAAAGTTTATTATGTATATAATGGGATATACCTTATATATGGAACTGACCCTCTGGATGCAATGGTACCGGCTCATCCTGGAAGACTTCGGTTTCAAAAGAGAGGATGATGAACTCTCTGCAGAAACATTAAACAACATAATTGGGGATATAGGTGCCATTACGCCACAAGACATTGATATTAATGAAAAAGTGATTGTTTTTGGAGCGGGCCCATCTCTAAAGCCCAACCTGGCTGATTTGAAGCACGTGGATCTGGGTGAATTCACTCTCATAGCTGCTGACGGGGCAACCACTGCCCTTTTAGAAGAAGGCCTGGTACCAGATATCATAGTAACCGACCTGGATGGTCGAATGGATGACCTAATAAAAGCTAACCAGCAGGGGACATTGATGGTGGTCCATGCCCATGGAAACAACCCTGAACAAATAGAAAAATATACACCACAACTGGTCAATACACTGGGAACCACCCAGAGCAAACCACTTGCCAGTGTCTACAACTTTGGGGGGTTCACCGATGGCGATCGTGCTGTTTTCCTGGCAATGGCTCTGGGAGCACGGATCATAGTATTATCCGGCATGGACTTCGGGAAAACAGTCACCCACTACTCCCGACCAGACCAGGAAGATGGTCCTGCAGATAAAATAAAGGAGAAAAAGCTCCAGTGGGCCAAAAAACTGGTGCAATGGGCAGTTATTAACTCAGATATTCAGTTTTTGAATATTTCTGGTGGGGAAAAAGTGGAAGGTGTGAAGGATGTGGATCCCAGGCATCTATAAACATTGTTGACCCCGGGGACATTGTTGACCAAGGGGAGTGCTACTTTAAACTTAATATTATTATTAAAATTAAAATTCAACCATAATCGTGTGAAAGTTTGATTAAAAGGGAAATTCAAGTAATAAAATGGGGTAGAATCATGTCAGGTCGTGTGGAAGATATTTTAATGGGTGAAGAAACTCTTTTTAAGAACATAGCTGCTTTTAATCCGGATTACATTCCAGAAAACTATCTGCACCGGGAATCCCAGATGGAAGCTCTGGCCCTGTGCCTGAGACCCGCATTAAAAGGGGGTAAACCAGTTAACAGTGTAGTTATGGGATCTCCTGCCACTGGCAAAACCACTGCCATCCATAAAATATTTGAGATGGTGGAGGGACGGTCCGAGAAGCTGGTCTGTGCCTATGTTAACTGCCAGCTTTATAACACTCGTTTTAATATTTTCTCCCAAATATACCAGCACATCTTCGGTCATATCCCCCCGGAAACTGGTGTTCCTTTCTCACGTATCTACGGGGAGATAATGAAAAAACTGGCCAACGAAGGAAAGGCACTTGTGGTTGCCCTGGATGATATTAATCATCTTTTTTACAGTAAAAATGCCAATCAAATACTTTATGATATATTAAGAGCTCATGAAGTCTTTCCAGGGGTTAGGACTGGAGTTTTTGCTATAATATCAGATATAGAATTCCGTTACATGCTGGATAAGAACGTGGGTTCTGTTTTCATCCCCCAGGAAATAACATTTGATCCCTACACCTTCCAGGAGATCCGGGATATACTAAATGACCGGGTGAAGGTTGGTTTTTATCCTTCAGTTTTATCTGATGAGTTACTGGATGAAATCACCGAGGCCACCCTTTCTACCGGGGATCTGAGGGTGGGAATCGATCTTCTGCGTACCAGTGGAAATTTTGCAGAAGCCGATGCCTCTCGTTCAATCCAGAAAGAACACTTAAGGCGAGCAATGCAGGACTTTGACTCCCACCATCTTCATGATACCATAAACAAATTATCTGGGGATGAGAAAAACCTTTTGAGGTTAATAGTTAAAGTTGATGATGATATAACTGCTGGAGGTCTTTTTAATCACCTTAAAGGAGAAATTCCTCACGAAGGAAAATCTCACGAAGGAAAAGATTCAGATTCCAAAAGAAATTCAATCAGTTACGCTTCATTTGACCGGGCACTTAAGAAACTGGAATTTGTAAGGTTAATTGACACCAGATTCACGGGAAAAGGAGTGAGAGGTAATTCGCGCCTTGTAATCCTCCGTTTTGATGCGGAAGAGATAGGAAGAGTTTTGGATTGATTGTATATGAGTCTTGATTGATTGTATTTGAGTTTTGGATTGATTTTTGTTGGTAATGTTCTAAACTGATAAACAGGGGAGTCTGAGATTAACTTCAGACATCCCCCTATGTACTGATTAAGAAGATGCCCTCTACTGAAATAAGATACCCTCTTTTAAATCCCTCTTTAAAATAGATTGTTTATTCCTTCATAGACCACAAACTGCTGGAAGACATCAGCGGGAATTACATATAGATGTCCCTGGGAATACTGGGCTGACACGGTTTCCATGAGGGCTTTACGATTACCTGGATCCTGAACTGCAGTTTTAATACCTTCCATAAGGGACTGGACTGCACTACCTCTGGACACACCATTTTCATTTTGTTCTTCCCTCAGGAAATCTATAGAATTACCAGTCACCTGCCCCTGACCTGCCACATTAATGGGGCCAACGGCCTGTATAATAGCATCTATAGATTCGGGGGTAACAATAATCACCAGATCAGTTTTTAAGCCAGTGTTATATTCAACAGTTTCCTGAGCTATTTTAGAACCTTTTTCTACATCAGAAGTCCATAAAGAGTCGTGTAAGTAGTATTTATTTATCCCATAACTTTTCATATCAGAAGTAGGGGATAAAGTGGGATGTGCCAGGCCTCCAGGATAAACAGGGGTCATATTAATCACTTTCCCCCCATTAACATTCACCACAAATGCCATATCAACCGCCCCAACACCCGGTCTCTGTTCAGAGGTATCCACACATAAAAGTAACACATTGTAGTTTCCCTCAAATTTTTCCTTTCCCTGGGAATAATAATGAGATATAACGAATCCTGCACCTGCAATGAGGATTATTAATATAATTAGGGCAATTAATTTCTTTGACATTGTTTAACCACTTCTTACCATTAAAATTTCTTTCAAATAAATTAATCTCTTTAAAATAATTAATCTATTCAAATACACTAATTTGATTACATTTTATTAAGTTAATAAATTGAATGATTTTTATTAAACGAATTAACGAAGTTTTCTTTTAAAAACATTACTTCATTTATAACATGGGGTTTATGTTGAATTTTAGTTTATAAAACCTTATGTTATGAGAGTAATCAATTTAGTAAAAAACCCTCCTGAAGTAAATATTAATTTATGATAGAAACCGTGGATTTCTATATTTTAATTTAGAATCACTAATATACGGATTGAATTGAACTTTGATAAAAACCCATTAACATAACTTCCCTGTCTTTATAAGGTCAAAAATCCCACAATTTTATAAAGTGGTCTAGAATAAGAATAATGTATAGAATTATTTCTTAATTTTATCAATACTCATACTTTAACTTAGATATTTAACAAATCGTATTAAACATATAATATTACAAAAAAATGATGTATTCATTGAGGTTTTCATGGTGAAGGTTCCACCCCAAGTAAGACAATTAAAAGGATTTGAGGAATTAAGAAGGTTTAGAAATCATGTTCGTGATTCTTACAACTCCTGGAAACACAGAACTGTTTCCAGGGTTAGTAGGTTAAAAGAGTCACAGATAGTGGAATTTATTAAACAGGATTACAAACTCACTGAAAGCCAGAAAAAGGAATTATATGAATCAATAATAAATCAAAGCGCTTCAAGTATTGATCTGGAAAATTTTAATGATGATGCGTCACTGGTTTCAATTATAATAATCAACAGAAATGGTTTGAAATATTTAAAGAGGTTATTTGATGATTTGGTGGAAAAAATTCAGTATCCTGCCTACGAGATCATAGTGGTTGATAATGCCTCGCAGGATGAGTCACTGTCTTTTTTAGAGAATCTTTCTGAAAATTTACCCCTTAAAATTATTAAAAATACCGAGAATGTGTCTTTTTCAAGATCAAACAACCAGGCAGCGGAAATTGCCAAGGGAGAATATTTACTACTTCTTAATAATGATGTTGAACCGACTTATGGCTGGCTCAATCAGATGATGAAATCAGCACTCCAATCAGATGATGTGGGTGCTGTGGGAGCAAAACTGGTTTATCCGGATTGTTCTGGATCTCGTTACAATAGAAGAAACTCATATAAAGTTCAGCATACTGGAATAGCCTTCAGGGAGGAAGATGGTTTCATCAAACCCTACAATAGGGGTAATGGAGAAATTTTCCAGGTTAAAGATGAGCAGGATGAACCCCGGGCAGCAGTCACTGCAGCAGCACTCCTGGTTGCAAAAGATAAATACTTCCAGGTTGATGGTCTGGATGAGGGCTATGTTTATGGTTATGAAGATGTTGATTTTTGTTTGAAATTAATTCAAAAGGGTTACACAAATATTTACTCTCCAAAAGCACTTTTATTCCATTATGAGTTTGGAACACAGGAATCTAATAAAAATAATGAAGTTAAAAGGCGGCGTTTAAATAATATCAAGTTGTTCCGGGAAAGATGGGGCAAATGGCTGCGCAGGGAACTACTGATGGATAAATTAAACTGCAACCTTTTATTTTCTGAGAATCCTTTTAAGGTTGTCTTTGTAGTTACTGAGACTGGTGAAAACAGTTCTGCGGGTGATTATTTCACTGCAATGTCCTTGGGAAAGAGTTTCAAAAAATTCGGTTGGGAAATCGATTTTCTTTCAAGGGTTGACTATAAACATAAAGACTGGTATGAAATTGACGGGGATGTAGATGTTTTAATATCACTACTTGATGCATATGACATTCGTAAAATCCGTTCAAAGAATAATTTACTCATTAAAATGGCATGGCCACGTAACTGGCTGAGTAGATGGATATCTCACCCTGATTTCATGGATTTTGACATAGTGATGGCCACCAGTGAAACTGCCTGTCGTTACATTGAAGAAAAAACAGGGATGAAAACTGATCTACTGCCTCTGGCCACGGATCCAGACACTTTTAACCCTTCAGTTGAGGGAAATGAGAAATGGGAATGCGATTACTGTTTCACCGGGAGTTACTGGAAAGATCCCCGCGAAATCGTGGACATGCTGGATCCGGAAAGCCTACCTTACACCTTTAAACTTTTTGGTAAAAACTGGGATGAATTCGAGAAATTAAAGGATTATTATGAAGGTTTTGTTAACTACCAGGATATACCGAGAGTTTATAGATCCACCAAGATTGTGGTGGATGATGCCAACCGGGTGACCAAAGAATACGGATCAGTGAATAGCCGGGTTTTTGATGCCATTGCCTCTGGTGTTCTGGTGTTTACCAACGGAGATCTGGGTGCAGAGGAAACGTTTAATGGAATCCTCCCCGTTTATAAATCAAAGGAAGAACTTAAAGAACTACTTGGATATTATCTCTTCCATGAAGAGGAGAGGAAAGCTAAGATCCGGGAACTGGAGGAGTTTGTCTTGTCCCATCATACATATGATCAGCGGGCTGACGAGATAAGGAGTTATCTGGAAAATTACATTCTAAAGAGGAAGATGGCCATTAAAATACCAGCACCAAACTGGGATGAAGTAGAGGAATGGGGTGACTATTATCTGGCTTTGGGATTGAAGAAGGAGCTGGAGAGGAGAGATTGTGAGGTGATCCTGCAGGTTCTACCGGAATGGGATGGTGATGGTGATGCCCGCTGTGATACTGTTCTAGTATTAAGGGGTTTAAGCCGTTACCAACCTAAACTACAACACTTCAACATAATGTGGAACATATCACACCCGGATGAGGTGACTGTTGAGGAGTACAACCAGTACCAGCATGTATTTATAGCTTCAGAGTTTTGGGCCAGTGAGATAGCCCGGAAAGTTGATGTCCAAGTGGAAGCCATGCTGCAGTGTACCGACCCTGAATTGTTCTACCCCGACCCTGATGATAAGTACAAACATGACCTGTTATTTGTGGGAAACTCCAGAGGAGTTTACCGGCAGATAATCAAGGATTTACTGCCCACTGAGGAGGACTTGGCAGTGTACGGTGCAGGCTGGGAAGGATTGATTGATAGAAAATACATCAAAGGCGAACATATACCAAACAAAGAACTGAGGAAAGCTTATTCATCATGTAAAATCTTACTGTGTGATCACTGGGATGATATGCGGGATAAGGGATTCCTTTCAAACCGTCTATTTGATGCATCTGCATGTGGGGCTTTTATAATAACTGATAAAGTCAGGGGAGCAGAAATGGTTTTTGGAGATGCTCTGGTGACTTATGAAGATCCTGTAGAGCTCAATAATTTAATTAGCAGATATTTGAACGGTGGGAAAAAAGAAATTGAAATTGAAGAAATTCATAAAACCATGGTTGAAAAGCACAATTATGAAAAAAGAGCAGAGGATATTATAACAGAAATGCCTTAAAAATATGTTGAATAAATTTTAGGTTAACGGTACATTCCTGTGCCTTAATTTTAACATATTGTTTATCATAACAATAATAACCTGAATACGTTGCATTTAACATGTATCATGTTCTGTCCGATTTGATAGTCAGCAGTTTTGTATGGTTTGATGTTGGGGAAAACATCAAGAATTTTGGAAGTCTTTGTATGCTTGCGCAAGATTGGGAACCTGTTTTTATTAAAAAGTTTATTTGTCCCTAGTTTGCATATCTGTAATTGGGGTTTATAACGGAATCCAATGAACTTATTACAAAGTTTTTCCTAAAGATTCGGATAATAATGTATATTTAGTATCAGAGAGATTATTTTTATTTGAAGGGATAATCAACTCATAAACTCGTACGACAATGTTATGAGGGAGTTTTTAGATGATGTCTGGAATACTTTGAGAAGATTATCGAGTATAATAGAAATTCTAGCTGGGGGAATTATATTTTAAACCGCTTATTCACTACCAAAAATGCCTTGCCGGATTATAAAAATCTTAGAAAAACTTTGAAAGGAAGAAAAGGTTTTTTATTTTTAATTAATGACTCTAATAATGAAATTAGGCAACATTTTGATTTATCATATAAAAACAATTTCAATGATAGTCTTTTTATAAAAATTTTGAACTTTAAAGCAGATTTTTGTCGTGGAAAAAAAATTAAATATCATTTTTTTCTTATTCCTGATAAAAGTGTCGTATGCAAAGATTTGTTACCCTTTAAATTTTCGCAGATTAAACGTAATTATGATAATATATCTAATTCAGTTCCGGATTTTGTCACTAAATTAGATCATACTCATTATTTCAAGAATGATTCACATATAAATTATGAAGGAGGTAAAGAATTAGCTTACTATTACCTAAATCACTTAGATAATAGTTTTAAAAGAAAAGATTATACTAAACTAATCAATGATCAAATATCACTTGTTGATAGATTGTATGTTTGTGATCTTACAATGCCAAAAAATTGGTCCTATTCTGAAGAAGAAAAAGATGAATATCTAAATGAGGATATAATATCTTTTAATAATAAGTTTCTGGTAGATATAAAAGAAAATCTTCCCAAAAACTTTAAATTTGTCATGTCCCGGGAAACAGAGTATTATCATAATCCAGAAGGCTTTAAAGATTTAAGGGTTTTAATTTTTAGAGATTCATCAACAAATTTAATTAGAGATTCATTATCCGTATATTTTAAAGAGATATTATTATATTGGGATAAATGGTCTTTTACTCCGGAATTAATAGACTGGTATAAACCCGATATTATTTTAGAAATAAGAACCGAGAGATTTTTAGAAAATAATTTTTTTAAAAGAATTTGCTAATGATCTTTTTTGTATATGACTTAATATTCTAATATTAAACATCGCACTAAACGGGTAACATCAATTTTGATCTTAGGAAGGATGTGAAAATATGGGCTTGTATATGGATACATTAAAGGAAAAGAAGGACTTTAAAGGGTTGTCCAAAGCACTTACTTATAGAGATGCAGATATCCGTAATAAGGCAGCGATAGTTCTGGGTGAAATGAATGATGAAAGTGCAATAAAACTCTTAATAAAAGCTTTAAATGATGAAAATGGTCATGTTAGTAGTAATGCAGGAAAATCCTTGGAAAAAATTGGAAAACCTGCTGTAAAATACCTTATTAATACATTAAATGATAAAAATAAATCAGTTAGATCAATTGCTGCAAAAACTTTAGGGAATATTGGGGAAGATAATGCAGTAATACCTCTTATTAGAAGATTAAATGATAAAGATGTAAATGTCCGTAATGATGTAGTAATTGCTTTAGGGAATATTGGGGATGAAAGGGCAATAGAACCTTTAACTAAGACCTTAAATGATGAAAATGGTCATGTTAGTAATAATGCGGCGAAATCCCTCGAAAAAATAGGATCACAGCCCACAAATTTGTAAAAAACTCATGAGTTTTATATTAGTTAGTAATAATAAGATAATAGATCTAATCACTTTGAACGAATAATAAAATTCTTTATATTATATTAACCATTCTTATAAAAGTATTATATGATTGGTATTGAATTAAGGGAGAACAAA contains:
- a CDS encoding alanine--glyoxylate aminotransferase family protein, whose protein sequence is MDETLLMIPGPTRVAPRVLKAMSENIINHRSALFGEILTETNQMMSEVFQTENQSYLITGSGTAAMEAALANTISKGDRVLNIVGGKFGQRFMQITETHKGIPVQLEVEWGHGVNPDDVRYILEEEEDIKAVTIVHNETSTGVTNPIDEVGKILNDYDALYIVDTVSSLGGDDVFVDGYGIDICVTGSQKCLAAPPGIAAITFSDDAWDVVDKTDNQTYYLNMKKYRKSGSATPPETPYTPAVSLIYAMQEALRVIMEEGLEERVMRHKLAAKATQNGVGALGLELFAQKEVSSNTVTSVRIPEGITDKELRGTMRERYRIELAGGQDHLKGNVFRIGHMGNITHREIISTIAALEMTMKGLGLDVEIGKGVAAVADTYLS
- a CDS encoding 6-hydroxymethylpterin diphosphokinase MptE-like protein, with translation MELTLWMQWYRLILEDFGFKREDDELSAETLNNIIGDIGAITPQDIDINEKVIVFGAGPSLKPNLADLKHVDLGEFTLIAADGATTALLEEGLVPDIIVTDLDGRMDDLIKANQQGTLMVVHAHGNNPEQIEKYTPQLVNTLGTTQSKPLASVYNFGGFTDGDRAVFLAMALGARIIVLSGMDFGKTVTHYSRPDQEDGPADKIKEKKLQWAKKLVQWAVINSDIQFLNISGGEKVEGVKDVDPRHL
- a CDS encoding ORC1-type DNA replication protein, with product MMSGRVEDILMGEETLFKNIAAFNPDYIPENYLHRESQMEALALCLRPALKGGKPVNSVVMGSPATGKTTAIHKIFEMVEGRSEKLVCAYVNCQLYNTRFNIFSQIYQHIFGHIPPETGVPFSRIYGEIMKKLANEGKALVVALDDINHLFYSKNANQILYDILRAHEVFPGVRTGVFAIISDIEFRYMLDKNVGSVFIPQEITFDPYTFQEIRDILNDRVKVGFYPSVLSDELLDEITEATLSTGDLRVGIDLLRTSGNFAEADASRSIQKEHLRRAMQDFDSHHLHDTINKLSGDEKNLLRLIVKVDDDITAGGLFNHLKGEIPHEGKSHEGKDSDSKRNSISYASFDRALKKLEFVRLIDTRFTGKGVRGNSRLVILRFDAEEIGRVLD
- a CDS encoding DUF4012 domain-containing protein, producing the protein MSKKLIALIILIILIAGAGFVISHYYSQGKEKFEGNYNVLLLCVDTSEQRPGVGAVDMAFVVNVNGGKVINMTPVYPGGLAHPTLSPTSDMKSYGINKYYLHDSLWTSDVEKGSKIAQETVEYNTGLKTDLVIIVTPESIDAIIQAVGPINVAGQGQVTGNSIDFLREEQNENGVSRGSAVQSLMEGIKTAVQDPGNRKALMETVSAQYSQGHLYVIPADVFQQFVVYEGINNLF
- a CDS encoding glycosyltransferase, with protein sequence MVKVPPQVRQLKGFEELRRFRNHVRDSYNSWKHRTVSRVSRLKESQIVEFIKQDYKLTESQKKELYESIINQSASSIDLENFNDDASLVSIIIINRNGLKYLKRLFDDLVEKIQYPAYEIIVVDNASQDESLSFLENLSENLPLKIIKNTENVSFSRSNNQAAEIAKGEYLLLLNNDVEPTYGWLNQMMKSALQSDDVGAVGAKLVYPDCSGSRYNRRNSYKVQHTGIAFREEDGFIKPYNRGNGEIFQVKDEQDEPRAAVTAAALLVAKDKYFQVDGLDEGYVYGYEDVDFCLKLIQKGYTNIYSPKALLFHYEFGTQESNKNNEVKRRRLNNIKLFRERWGKWLRRELLMDKLNCNLLFSENPFKVVFVVTETGENSSAGDYFTAMSLGKSFKKFGWEIDFLSRVDYKHKDWYEIDGDVDVLISLLDAYDIRKIRSKNNLLIKMAWPRNWLSRWISHPDFMDFDIVMATSETACRYIEEKTGMKTDLLPLATDPDTFNPSVEGNEKWECDYCFTGSYWKDPREIVDMLDPESLPYTFKLFGKNWDEFEKLKDYYEGFVNYQDIPRVYRSTKIVVDDANRVTKEYGSVNSRVFDAIASGVLVFTNGDLGAEETFNGILPVYKSKEELKELLGYYLFHEEERKAKIRELEEFVLSHHTYDQRADEIRSYLENYILKRKMAIKIPAPNWDEVEEWGDYYLALGLKKELERRDCEVILQVLPEWDGDGDARCDTVLVLRGLSRYQPKLQHFNIMWNISHPDEVTVEEYNQYQHVFIASEFWASEIARKVDVQVEAMLQCTDPELFYPDPDDKYKHDLLFVGNSRGVYRQIIKDLLPTEEDLAVYGAGWEGLIDRKYIKGEHIPNKELRKAYSSCKILLCDHWDDMRDKGFLSNRLFDASACGAFIITDKVRGAEMVFGDALVTYEDPVELNNLISRYLNGGKKEIEIEEIHKTMVEKHNYEKRAEDIITEMP
- a CDS encoding HEAT repeat domain-containing protein, with translation MDTLKEKKDFKGLSKALTYRDADIRNKAAIVLGEMNDESAIKLLIKALNDENGHVSSNAGKSLEKIGKPAVKYLINTLNDKNKSVRSIAAKTLGNIGEDNAVIPLIRRLNDKDVNVRNDVVIALGNIGDERAIEPLTKTLNDENGHVSNNAAKSLEKIGSQPTNL